One stretch of Stanieria cyanosphaera PCC 7437 DNA includes these proteins:
- a CDS encoding DUF433 domain-containing protein produces MVNQQKLLERITVNPKIFRGKPIIRNRCLAVEYILGMLAAGDTKNILLNAYPWLEIEDI; encoded by the coding sequence ATGGTAAACCAACAAAAATTACTAGAAAGAATTACTGTTAATCCGAAAATATTTAGAGGTAAACCAATTATTAGAAATCGATGTTTAGCAGTCGAATATATCTTAGGAATGTTAGCAGCAGGAGATACTAAAAATATATTACTTAATGCTTATCCCTGGCTAGAAATAGAAGATATTTAA
- the cas10d gene encoding type I-D CRISPR-associated protein Cas10d/Csc3 yields the protein MNIKQDKNISQQLSLFDETEIDLNDSNLFDDDFDLNFESSDRTIEIDSELLTLKLLRKAITAEHPEDLVMAYFAEYVLPNLLKFAIGVTAKGGKFFDRIDSERQAANKSRVRRDNAGDQSLNTHLLNGLFPAYLISRILEQADTTVKREFKKFRDIKQRILVSSFILHDFEKFDYNLFACIPNKYKDNNLDIRKLSIEEHREILSIIVTELSLDKFLTADLEEDEQWQDYLDDLLFIAYNTQVRYDTNLNLSEYGLNPKLKDRTLICLADLCCLADSLASIIKHPQDAEHDRLKGLIHNLSDGQLKFTYHRLAENRGVLTNVVNNALIQAHTDLNTEDNNYYQPLLYLPTGVIYLAAKDAPSISIADIPNRVISSIKQLCADRLMQSQTGFGRDGKGMKYADYYEQFFNIVGLMQVALRATLRILNDKKSSVAKSRSNNLVKFQQQGVLPTDYDFTFEDDIRCDRLAEFGDVVSRKIWGEKVNQIEAVIKALTDKEAEKLPDIDLIIEIAEYWNLKQYIPQIREIQNINQSLKELKLKGNTGGVPYEWYYLAAKYLQHNPGIEDVRETGEKLIEFIAGLIQPIVDKYELPDGWDDLRLWVNRIVMLPLPQPLSYKERGERQGEGSHTTAQVFLDELNNYQLAKKPGRGRQLICSISHSAYTVTEQMESAVLFTPQVYTNKQMLGGSNAKRNISSIAGVEMMLRQILMNNTQAVGKRFEDGKYRYLYFYPTYYFTPETNKFLTYAYANIAQTRFSSGVRNHFINNELQANFSKQRYQSVDAFLIDEDLQVKQNLPEDDPNYKKDYSFKLSYPDDLPLTFYFMALPPGRDSTDTESWVMPAWLAFAFPMILDVKTVVSESPIPPFTDGTEFEETVFLDSAPQAFKVLTKRDRFRLDYILEGWEEGDKNYPAPLNVLTAAYAIHLDVNAKQGKSGYNSNWGKLTELAKDLETSPLYVFNYLNQWVRRQNVDTARIEKIKLYAYHFYPCFDPYAQYNFTKQEWNMEKLAKSPLNHPLQLTELYRKFYRANKLYNPKANAVLKPIEIAADTILKAESTVFHGETLVHAVAAEVTKLMDRVHASTADGRWVFTNQERDKERQAILEFSRYFVEEVFEKSFAGDRARLAGKQINLIRDTCEFLYRLENDKDIEEKKKNNPDDSEE from the coding sequence ATGAATATAAAACAAGATAAAAATATATCGCAACAGCTATCTTTATTTGATGAAACAGAAATCGATCTAAATGATAGTAACTTATTTGATGATGATTTTGATTTGAATTTTGAATCGAGCGATCGCACTATTGAAATAGATTCAGAATTATTAACGCTGAAATTATTACGAAAAGCGATTACCGCCGAACATCCAGAAGATTTGGTAATGGCGTATTTTGCTGAATATGTTTTACCTAATCTTTTAAAATTTGCTATTGGGGTTACGGCTAAAGGTGGTAAATTCTTTGATCGCATTGACAGTGAAAGACAGGCAGCTAATAAAAGTAGAGTACGGCGAGATAATGCGGGAGATCAATCTTTAAATACTCATTTATTAAATGGTTTGTTTCCTGCTTATTTAATTAGCAGAATTTTAGAACAAGCCGATACAACTGTTAAAAGAGAATTTAAGAAGTTTCGAGATATTAAACAAAGAATTTTAGTTAGCAGCTTCATACTCCATGATTTTGAAAAATTTGATTATAATTTATTTGCTTGTATACCAAATAAATACAAAGACAATAATTTAGATATTCGTAAGCTATCTATCGAAGAACATCGAGAAATTCTCAGTATAATCGTTACTGAACTTAGTTTAGATAAGTTTCTTACTGCGGATTTAGAAGAAGACGAACAATGGCAAGATTATTTAGATGACTTGTTATTTATTGCTTATAATACTCAAGTTCGTTACGATACAAATCTCAATCTTTCAGAATATGGATTAAACCCAAAGTTAAAAGATCGTACTTTAATTTGTCTTGCCGATTTATGTTGCTTGGCAGATTCTTTAGCATCAATTATTAAACATCCTCAAGATGCCGAACACGATCGTCTTAAAGGATTAATTCATAATCTTAGTGATGGGCAATTAAAGTTTACTTATCATCGTCTGGCAGAAAATCGCGGAGTATTAACTAATGTAGTAAATAATGCCTTAATTCAGGCGCATACAGATTTAAATACTGAAGACAATAATTATTATCAACCTCTTCTATATTTGCCTACAGGAGTTATTTATTTAGCTGCTAAAGATGCACCGAGTATTTCTATTGCAGATATCCCCAATAGAGTTATTTCTAGTATCAAACAATTGTGCGCTGACAGATTAATGCAAAGTCAGACTGGTTTTGGTAGAGATGGAAAAGGGATGAAATATGCAGACTATTACGAACAGTTTTTTAATATTGTTGGCTTGATGCAGGTAGCTTTAAGGGCTACATTACGGATTTTAAATGATAAAAAATCTTCTGTGGCTAAAAGTCGCAGTAATAATTTAGTCAAGTTTCAGCAACAGGGTGTTTTACCGACAGATTATGACTTTACCTTTGAAGATGATATCAGATGCGATCGCTTGGCGGAATTCGGCGATGTTGTCAGTCGTAAGATATGGGGAGAAAAGGTTAATCAGATTGAAGCTGTCATTAAAGCACTTACAGACAAGGAAGCTGAAAAGTTACCCGATATAGATTTAATAATTGAAATAGCTGAATACTGGAACTTAAAACAATATATTCCGCAAATTAGAGAAATACAGAATATCAACCAAAGTCTTAAGGAATTAAAGCTCAAGGGAAATACTGGAGGTGTACCTTATGAATGGTATTATCTTGCAGCTAAATATTTACAACACAACCCTGGTATTGAAGATGTTCGGGAAACAGGAGAAAAGTTAATTGAATTTATCGCGGGGTTGATTCAACCTATTGTTGACAAGTATGAGTTACCTGATGGTTGGGATGATTTGAGATTGTGGGTAAATCGTATTGTCATGTTACCTCTCCCCCAACCCCTCTCCTATAAGGAGAGGGGAGAAAGACAAGGAGAGGGGAGTCATACCACAGCACAAGTATTTCTTGATGAATTAAATAATTACCAACTAGCTAAAAAACCAGGGAGGGGAAGACAGTTAATTTGTTCGATTTCCCATTCTGCTTACACCGTCACCGAACAAATGGAGTCGGCGGTATTGTTTACCCCCCAGGTATATACCAACAAGCAAATGTTAGGAGGTTCAAACGCCAAACGCAACATCTCTAGTATTGCTGGCGTGGAGATGATGCTGAGGCAAATCTTGATGAACAATACTCAAGCAGTGGGTAAACGCTTTGAAGATGGTAAGTATCGTTATCTTTACTTTTACCCTACCTATTACTTTACCCCAGAAACCAATAAATTCTTAACCTATGCCTATGCTAATATCGCCCAAACTCGCTTTAGTAGTGGAGTACGCAACCATTTTATTAACAATGAGTTGCAAGCGAACTTTAGTAAACAACGCTATCAAAGTGTGGATGCTTTTTTGATTGATGAGGATTTACAAGTCAAGCAAAATTTACCAGAAGATGACCCCAATTATAAGAAAGATTATAGCTTTAAACTGTCCTATCCCGATGACTTACCCCTGACTTTTTATTTCATGGCATTACCCCCAGGTAGAGATAGTACCGATACCGAATCTTGGGTGATGCCCGCTTGGTTAGCTTTTGCCTTCCCCATGATTCTCGATGTCAAAACAGTTGTTTCTGAATCTCCCATTCCTCCTTTTACCGATGGTACGGAATTTGAAGAAACAGTATTTCTCGATAGTGCGCCTCAAGCTTTTAAAGTTCTTACCAAACGCGATCGCTTTAGGCTCGACTATATCTTAGAGGGTTGGGAAGAAGGAGATAAAAATTATCCCGCACCTTTGAATGTTTTAACTGCTGCTTATGCCATTCATTTAGATGTTAATGCCAAACAAGGAAAGTCTGGTTATAACTCTAACTGGGGTAAATTAACCGAACTAGCTAAAGATTTAGAAACTAGCCCTTTGTATGTTTTTAATTATCTCAATCAATGGGTACGCAGACAAAATGTTGACACAGCCAGAATAGAAAAGATTAAGCTTTATGCCTATCATTTTTATCCCTGTTTTGATCCCTATGCTCAATATAATTTCACCAAACAAGAATGGAATATGGAAAAATTAGCAAAATCACCTTTAAATCATCCACTACAATTGACAGAACTTTATCGTAAGTTTTATCGAGCAAATAAACTATATAATCCTAAAGCTAATGCTGTTTTAAAGCCAATTGAGATTGCAGCAGACACAATTTTGAAAGCCGAATCAACTGTTTTTCATGGTGAAACATTAGTTCATGCTGTAGCTGCTGAAGTTACTAAATTAATGGATCGTGTTCATGCTTCTACTGCTGACGGAAGATGGGTATTTACTAACCAAGAAAGAGATAAAGAAAGACAAGCAATCTTAGAATTTTCCCGTTATTTTGTCGAGGAAGTATTTGAAAAATCTTTTGCAGGCGATCGCGCTCGTTTAGCTGGCAAACAAATCAATTTAATTCGCGATACTTGCGAGTTTTTATATCGCTTAGAAAATGATAAAGATATAGAAGAAAAGAAGAAGAATAATCCAGATGACTCTGAAGAATAA